One Brassica napus cultivar Da-Ae chromosome A5, Da-Ae, whole genome shotgun sequence DNA window includes the following coding sequences:
- the LOC106396591 gene encoding LIM domain-containing protein WLIM2a: MSFTGTQQKCRACEKTVYPMELLSADGVPFHKSCFKCSHCKSTLQLSNYSSMEGVLYCKPHFEQLFKETGSFNKNFQSPAKPLTDKPTPELTRTPSRVAGMFSGTQDKCATCSKTVYPIEKVTVESQCYHKSCFKCSHGGCPISPSNYAALEGILYCKHHFAQLFKEKGSYNHLIKSASIKRSAAAATAAAADAAVEAVPES, from the exons ATGTCGTTTACTGGAACGCAGCAGAAGTGCAGGGCGTGTGAGAAGACAGTGTACCCTATGGAGCTTCTCTCAGCTGATGGTGTCCCTTTCCACAAGTCTTGCTTCAAGTGCTCTCACTGCAAATCCACCCTTCAA CTGAGCAACTATTCATCAATGGAAGGTGTGTTGTACTGTAAGCCTCACTTTGAGCAGCTCTTCAAGGAGACTGGTAGCTTCAACAAGAACTTTCAATCAC CTGCAAAGCCATTAACAGACAAACCAACACCTGAGCTG ACAAGAACACCTAGCCGAGTTGCTGGAATGTTCTCTGGAACGCAAGATAAATGCGCTACTTGCAGTAAAACAGTGTACCCTATCGAGAAGGTAACCGTGGAGAGCCAGTGTTACCACAAGTCTTGCTTCAAGTGTTCGCACGGAGGCTGTCCTATCTCTCCATCGAACTACGCAGCGCTTGAAGGGATCTTGTACTGCAAACACCATTTTGCTCAGCTTTTCAAGGAGAAAGGAAGTTACAATCACCTCATCAAATCTGCTTCCATCAAACGCTCCGCCGCTGCGGctactgctgctgctgctgatgCTGCCGTAGAAGCCGTCCCTGAATCTTAA